Proteins from a genomic interval of Sphingobacterium lactis:
- a CDS encoding L-threonylcarbamoyladenylate synthase, whose translation MQRVAIDRADLNAALETLKAGGLILYPTDTIWGIGCDATNPEAVEKIFQLKGRDKGKSMIVLLGTDNQLQSYVQEVPEVAYELIEATDKPLTIIYSNAKNLAPNVVAEDGSIGIRVVNHPFCETLLQRFRKPIVSTSANISGQASAANFHEIAQEIIDGVDYVVQFGQHEATKGTASTIMKLDPSGKFEFIRK comes from the coding sequence ATGCAACGGGTAGCGATCGATAGAGCAGATCTGAATGCGGCTTTGGAAACACTGAAGGCTGGCGGCTTGATCTTATATCCAACGGATACCATTTGGGGCATCGGTTGCGATGCGACGAATCCGGAGGCCGTGGAGAAAATTTTCCAGTTGAAGGGCCGCGATAAAGGCAAGAGTATGATCGTACTCCTAGGCACGGACAATCAATTGCAATCCTACGTACAGGAAGTACCAGAGGTCGCTTATGAATTGATAGAAGCAACGGATAAGCCCCTGACGATCATCTATTCCAATGCGAAGAACCTTGCGCCAAATGTGGTAGCGGAAGATGGCAGCATCGGCATCCGTGTCGTGAACCATCCTTTCTGCGAGACTCTGTTACAGCGATTCCGGAAACCCATTGTTTCTACCTCGGCTAATATCAGTGGTCAGGCTTCTGCAGCAAACTTCCATGAAATTGCGCAGGAGATTATTGATGGTGTTGATTATGTGGTCCAATTTGGGCAACATGAAGCAACGAAGGGTACAGCTTCAACGATCATGAAGTTGGATCCGAGTGGTAAATTTGAATTTATACGAAAATAA
- a CDS encoding 2,3,4,5-tetrahydropyridine-2,6-dicarboxylate N-succinyltransferase: protein MIDCSILKKHVEEAWENRQLLEYKEYYEAIEFVIQHLDKGELRVAEPIGETWHVNDWIKKAVILYFPIRNMEVIKNDPFVYHDKMKLKTNYKELGVRVVPGASARYGAYLAKGVIMMPSYVNIGAFVDEGTMVDTWATVGSCAQIGKNVHLSGGVGIGGVLEPVQAAPVIIEDNVFVGSRAIVVEGVRVEEEAVLGANVVLTASTKIIDVSGPEPVEYKGYVPARSVVIPGSYTKKFPAGEYQVPCALIIGQRKESTDKKTSLNNALRDHNVAV, encoded by the coding sequence ATGATAGACTGCAGCATTTTAAAGAAACATGTTGAAGAAGCTTGGGAAAATAGACAATTATTAGAATATAAAGAATATTATGAAGCCATTGAATTCGTAATTCAGCACCTGGACAAGGGGGAATTGCGTGTTGCGGAGCCAATTGGTGAAACATGGCATGTCAATGACTGGATCAAGAAGGCTGTAATTCTGTATTTCCCTATTCGTAATATGGAAGTTATCAAGAATGACCCTTTTGTGTACCACGATAAAATGAAGTTGAAAACCAACTACAAGGAATTGGGTGTTCGTGTGGTACCTGGAGCTTCTGCTCGCTACGGTGCTTACTTGGCAAAAGGCGTAATCATGATGCCTTCATACGTGAACATCGGTGCTTTTGTTGACGAAGGCACGATGGTTGACACCTGGGCAACGGTAGGTTCCTGCGCGCAGATCGGCAAGAATGTTCACCTTAGCGGTGGTGTTGGTATCGGCGGTGTATTGGAGCCTGTACAAGCTGCTCCGGTGATCATCGAGGACAATGTTTTCGTGGGTTCCAGAGCCATTGTGGTAGAAGGCGTACGCGTGGAAGAAGAAGCGGTATTGGGTGCAAATGTGGTCCTTACGGCATCCACCAAGATTATCGATGTATCGGGTCCTGAACCTGTAGAATATAAAGGGTATGTACCGGCTCGTTCCGTTGTGATCCCTGGATCTTACACAAAGAAATTCCCAGCGGGAGAATACCAGGTGCCATGTGCATTGATCATTGGTCAGCGTAAAGAGTCTACAGATAAAAAGACTTCTTTGAACAATGCATTACGCGATCATAACGTAGCGGTTTAA
- a CDS encoding DUF4920 domain-containing protein gives MKKFIALFVAAFAFIAISNAQTSIQPAKVGVSYGKKIDKSGAISVKQLEKALASKDNYTGKIEGEVIQVCKKKGCFITLKREGDQEPIMVRFTDYAYFLPQDITGKTVVLEGRAKVKETTVEWQKHYAEDMGKSKEEIAKITKPRKDISIVADGVLVVK, from the coding sequence ATGAAAAAATTCATCGCATTATTTGTAGCTGCGTTCGCGTTCATCGCGATCAGCAACGCACAGACTTCCATCCAACCTGCAAAAGTTGGCGTAAGCTATGGCAAGAAGATTGACAAATCAGGTGCTATTTCCGTTAAGCAATTGGAGAAGGCCCTTGCCAGCAAAGACAATTACACCGGTAAAATCGAAGGTGAAGTTATTCAGGTCTGCAAGAAAAAAGGTTGTTTCATCACGTTGAAGCGTGAAGGCGATCAAGAGCCTATCATGGTTCGCTTTACCGATTATGCTTACTTCCTTCCTCAGGATATCACTGGAAAAACAGTGGTTTTGGAAGGACGTGCAAAAGTAAAGGAGACGACTGTCGAATGGCAGAAACATTATGCAGAGGATATGGGCAAGAGCAAGGAAGAAATTGCTAAGATTACCAAACCTCGAAAAGACATTTCCATCGTTGCTGATGGGGTTCTAGTTGTAAAGTAA